One window of the Mytilus galloprovincialis chromosome 14, xbMytGall1.hap1.1, whole genome shotgun sequence genome contains the following:
- the LOC143058220 gene encoding uncharacterized protein LOC143058220 isoform X1: MVCTHLYFAIFVLLTAQQGISQTTEKEWYEYFMKTGEACKSNTCRLGDSTCECFLTIEHALTMIYTGQGKPAVHLKIDKGKAVRSDNGKEFERSLEETFILADGYKSRIVIAVNGRFPGPTITARENQEVIVHVRNLMHTDSTTIHWHGLHQKKSPWSDGVAFVTQCPILPGQSYTYKFNAKPFGTSFYHAHIGDQRTMGLYGPLIIIPTPGQKVVLPQEGDKVFVAIIQDWNHDDDADTSYQKMLFGDFDTSGKPFTETKDPSGAKYTRFKCHSGLINGRGRFYSSSTFHNDVPLERFEVEKNEDYRFRVISAATLYPFRVFVEGHRPIYIIASDGFEIDKKEVESFIIHPGERIDFLLNADSKIGTYLLVAETLEVYSENEYHAAEAIIHYKTADIKLTPPKVIPNTCDSSGITCRVFNCPFNQYPSKENRICITFNNVISNDPNSNPDEIKSDEVVEMFFNFAFPGENGYTPGSVNGHQFLPPTVAAYAQPDLVDYTCDACNASTICECTYAVTIDNDNTDKVYQFVITNIGGGTNWSHPVHLHGHSFYVMKMAFATYDSNGQLIPNGGQDTIDIICPDSKKFCSDAKWRNESWTNGKHPHLNWHNPPQKDTIIIPSGGYVIIRFKADNPGVWFFHCHIDLHNTNGMGMIINESPNSQPKVPNNFPKCNSFANDAWKVHSSWFKLILQLLFTTLLFLLQLF; the protein is encoded by the coding sequence GTATTTTGCAATCTTTGTTCTCCTGACAGCACAACAAGGAATATCACAAACAACAGAAAAAGAGTggtatgaatattttatgaagacaGGGGAAGCGTGCAAAAGTAACACATGTCGACTTGGTGATTCAACATGTGAATGTTTCTTAACAATAGAGCATGCTTTAACAATGATTTATACCGGCCAGGGAAAACCAGCAGTTCACCTCAAAATAGACAAAGGAAAAGCTGTTAGATCTGACAATGGGAAGGAGTTTGAACGATCACTTGAAGAAACGTTCATTCTTGCTGATGGATACAAGTCACGAATTGTTATTGCTGTCAATGGAAGATTCCCGGGACCTACAATTACAGCTAGGGAAAACCAAGAAGTAATAGTCCATGTACGAAATTTAATGCATACAGATAGCACGACAATTCATTGGCATGGGCTGCATCAGAAGAAGAGCCCTTGGTCAGATGGTGTTGCATTTGTTACACAGTGTCCTATTTTACCTGGACAAAGCTATACATATAAATTCAACGCAAAGCCATTCGGAACCAGTTTTTATCATGCTCATATTGGTGACCAAAGAACAATGGGTTTATACGGTCCACTAATAATAATACCAACACCGGGACAAAAAGTTGTGTTGCCACAAGAAGGTGACAAAGTCTTTGTAGCTATTATACAAGATTGGAATCATGATGACGATGCAGATACATCGTACCAAAAAATGTTATTTGGTGACTTCGACACCTCAGGTAAACcttttaccgaaacaaaagatcCCTCTGGGGCAAAATATACCCGTTTTAAATGTCATTCAGGTCTGATTAATGGTAGAGGACGGTTTTACAGTTCGTCGACGTTTCACAACGATGTTCCATTAGAACGATTTGAAGTcgaaaaaaatgaagattatcGATTTAGAGTGATAAGTGCAGCTACTTTGTATCCTTTTCGAGTCTTTGTCGAAGGTCATAGACCAATTTATATCATTGCGTCCGACGGATTTGAAATAGATAAAAAGGAGGTAGAATCATTTATAATTCATCCTGGTGAAAGAATTGATTTTTTGCTGAACGCTGATTCGAAGATTGGTACATACTTATTGGTTGCCGAGACATTAGAGGTATATTCCGAAAACGAATACCATGCTGCTGAAgctattattcattataaaacTGCAGATATCAAACTTACTCCCCCAAAGGTGATCCCCAATACATGTGACAGCTCTGGAATCACTTGCAGAGTATTTAACTGTCCATTTAACCAATATCCCAGCAAAGAAAATCGAATTTGCATCACTTTTAATAATGTAATATCAAATGATCCAAATTCGAACCCAGATGAAATTAAGTCAGACGAGGTTGTCGAAATGTTTTTCAATTTTGCATTTCCCGGCGAGAACGGTTATACTCCTGGATCAGTAAACGGACACCAGTTTTTACCACCTACAGTAGCTGCATATGCTCAACCGGACCTAGTAGACTACACTTGTGATGCATGCAACGCATCCACAATTTGCGAATGTACATATGCCGTAACAATTGACAATGACAATACCGACAAAGTTTATCAGTTTGTTATTACAAACATTGGAGGAGGTACCAACTGGTCACATCCAGTTCATTTGCATGGACATTCGTTCTACGTAATGAAAATGGCGTTTGCTACTTATGACAGTAATGGTCAATTAATTCCAAATGGTGGACAGGACACAATTGACATTATTTGTCCAGACAGTAAAAAGTTTTGTTCTGATGCAAAATGGAGAAATGAAAGTTGGACAAATGGAAAACATCCCCATTTAAACTGGCACAATCCTCCCCAGAAAGACACAATTATTATACCCTCTGGTGGATACGTTATAATTCGGTTCAAGGCAGACAACCCGGGTGTATGGTTTTTTCACTGTCATATTGACTTGCATAACACCAATGGTATGGGAATGATAATCAATGAGTCACCAAATAGCCAACCAAAGGTGCCAAACAATTTTCCAAAATGTAATAGTTTTGCAAATGACG
- the LOC143058220 gene encoding uncharacterized protein LOC143058220 isoform X2 gives MKTGEACKSNTCRLGDSTCECFLTIEHALTMIYTGQGKPAVHLKIDKGKAVRSDNGKEFERSLEETFILADGYKSRIVIAVNGRFPGPTITARENQEVIVHVRNLMHTDSTTIHWHGLHQKKSPWSDGVAFVTQCPILPGQSYTYKFNAKPFGTSFYHAHIGDQRTMGLYGPLIIIPTPGQKVVLPQEGDKVFVAIIQDWNHDDDADTSYQKMLFGDFDTSGKPFTETKDPSGAKYTRFKCHSGLINGRGRFYSSSTFHNDVPLERFEVEKNEDYRFRVISAATLYPFRVFVEGHRPIYIIASDGFEIDKKEVESFIIHPGERIDFLLNADSKIGTYLLVAETLEVYSENEYHAAEAIIHYKTADIKLTPPKVIPNTCDSSGITCRVFNCPFNQYPSKENRICITFNNVISNDPNSNPDEIKSDEVVEMFFNFAFPGENGYTPGSVNGHQFLPPTVAAYAQPDLVDYTCDACNASTICECTYAVTIDNDNTDKVYQFVITNIGGGTNWSHPVHLHGHSFYVMKMAFATYDSNGQLIPNGGQDTIDIICPDSKKFCSDAKWRNESWTNGKHPHLNWHNPPQKDTIIIPSGGYVIIRFKADNPGVWFFHCHIDLHNTNGMGMIINESPNSQPKVPNNFPKCNSFANDAWKVHSSWFKLILQLLFTTLLFLLQLF, from the coding sequence atgaagacaGGGGAAGCGTGCAAAAGTAACACATGTCGACTTGGTGATTCAACATGTGAATGTTTCTTAACAATAGAGCATGCTTTAACAATGATTTATACCGGCCAGGGAAAACCAGCAGTTCACCTCAAAATAGACAAAGGAAAAGCTGTTAGATCTGACAATGGGAAGGAGTTTGAACGATCACTTGAAGAAACGTTCATTCTTGCTGATGGATACAAGTCACGAATTGTTATTGCTGTCAATGGAAGATTCCCGGGACCTACAATTACAGCTAGGGAAAACCAAGAAGTAATAGTCCATGTACGAAATTTAATGCATACAGATAGCACGACAATTCATTGGCATGGGCTGCATCAGAAGAAGAGCCCTTGGTCAGATGGTGTTGCATTTGTTACACAGTGTCCTATTTTACCTGGACAAAGCTATACATATAAATTCAACGCAAAGCCATTCGGAACCAGTTTTTATCATGCTCATATTGGTGACCAAAGAACAATGGGTTTATACGGTCCACTAATAATAATACCAACACCGGGACAAAAAGTTGTGTTGCCACAAGAAGGTGACAAAGTCTTTGTAGCTATTATACAAGATTGGAATCATGATGACGATGCAGATACATCGTACCAAAAAATGTTATTTGGTGACTTCGACACCTCAGGTAAACcttttaccgaaacaaaagatcCCTCTGGGGCAAAATATACCCGTTTTAAATGTCATTCAGGTCTGATTAATGGTAGAGGACGGTTTTACAGTTCGTCGACGTTTCACAACGATGTTCCATTAGAACGATTTGAAGTcgaaaaaaatgaagattatcGATTTAGAGTGATAAGTGCAGCTACTTTGTATCCTTTTCGAGTCTTTGTCGAAGGTCATAGACCAATTTATATCATTGCGTCCGACGGATTTGAAATAGATAAAAAGGAGGTAGAATCATTTATAATTCATCCTGGTGAAAGAATTGATTTTTTGCTGAACGCTGATTCGAAGATTGGTACATACTTATTGGTTGCCGAGACATTAGAGGTATATTCCGAAAACGAATACCATGCTGCTGAAgctattattcattataaaacTGCAGATATCAAACTTACTCCCCCAAAGGTGATCCCCAATACATGTGACAGCTCTGGAATCACTTGCAGAGTATTTAACTGTCCATTTAACCAATATCCCAGCAAAGAAAATCGAATTTGCATCACTTTTAATAATGTAATATCAAATGATCCAAATTCGAACCCAGATGAAATTAAGTCAGACGAGGTTGTCGAAATGTTTTTCAATTTTGCATTTCCCGGCGAGAACGGTTATACTCCTGGATCAGTAAACGGACACCAGTTTTTACCACCTACAGTAGCTGCATATGCTCAACCGGACCTAGTAGACTACACTTGTGATGCATGCAACGCATCCACAATTTGCGAATGTACATATGCCGTAACAATTGACAATGACAATACCGACAAAGTTTATCAGTTTGTTATTACAAACATTGGAGGAGGTACCAACTGGTCACATCCAGTTCATTTGCATGGACATTCGTTCTACGTAATGAAAATGGCGTTTGCTACTTATGACAGTAATGGTCAATTAATTCCAAATGGTGGACAGGACACAATTGACATTATTTGTCCAGACAGTAAAAAGTTTTGTTCTGATGCAAAATGGAGAAATGAAAGTTGGACAAATGGAAAACATCCCCATTTAAACTGGCACAATCCTCCCCAGAAAGACACAATTATTATACCCTCTGGTGGATACGTTATAATTCGGTTCAAGGCAGACAACCCGGGTGTATGGTTTTTTCACTGTCATATTGACTTGCATAACACCAATGGTATGGGAATGATAATCAATGAGTCACCAAATAGCCAACCAAAGGTGCCAAACAATTTTCCAAAATGTAATAGTTTTGCAAATGACG